A portion of the Chromobacterium sp. IIBBL 290-4 genome contains these proteins:
- a CDS encoding multidrug efflux RND transporter permease subunit: MIPSAPFIRRPVATTLLTLAILLAGFIAFKLLPVSPLPQVDFPTISVSAKLPGASPETMAATVATPLERSLGRIAGITEMTSTSSLGSSNITLQFDLDRDINGAARDVQAAINAAHSLLPSGMPSNPTYRKVNPADAPIMIMALTSDSLTRGQMYDAADSILGQKLSQVDGIGNVIIGGGAQPAVRVEMNPMQLNHYGIGMETVRAAITSTNANRPKGFLENEDKHWQVQANDQAGKASDYLPLIVSYKNGTAVRISDVADVKDSVVDLRNAGMLGNQPAVMLILFRQPGANIIETVDRVKALLPTLQASIPSSIKINEVMDRTPTIRASLREVETSLTISIALVILVVFLFLRNGRATAIPAITVPVSLVGTFAVMYLAGFSLNNLSLMALTIATGFVVDDTIVVLENISRHIEDGMKPFQAALQGAREVGFTVLSMSISLIAVFIPILLMGGIIGRLFREFAVTLSVAILVSMVVSLTTTPMLCARWLKAHDQERKPGKLFQWSERVFDAMLEGYRRSLTWALRHSRLMMLILGATIALNVFLYGVIAKGFFPQQDTGRLTGMIKADQSISFQAMQGKLQRFINVVGADPAVDKVVGFTGGGQRNGANMFVSLKPLGERKESADQVIARLRGKLAREPGAQLFLQSVQDIRIGGRSSNAQYQYTLQGDDLNELREWTPKVQAALNKIPMLADVNSDQEVKGLETMLNFDRQAMARLGLTQAQVDSVLNDAFGQRQVSTIYNALNQYHVVLEVAPEFWQSPEGLRNIYLQTPGGQPTPLSAFASWKPSNTALSVNHQSQFAATTISFNLPPGVSLSDATQAIDAELANVGLPSSIHPSFQGTAKSFQQSLDSQPMLILAALVAVYIVLGMLYESVVHPITILSTLPSAGVGALLALMATGGEFNIIALIGVLLLIGIVKKNAIMMIDFALTAERERNLSPDDAILQACLLRFRPIMMTTMAALFGALPLALGHGDGAEMRTPLGISIVGGLLLSQLLTLYTTPIVYLYLDRFRLWCLKWRGSLGHALAGGDKE, encoded by the coding sequence ATGATCCCGTCGGCTCCCTTCATCCGCCGGCCGGTAGCCACCACGCTGCTGACGCTGGCCATCCTGCTGGCGGGTTTCATCGCCTTCAAGCTGTTGCCGGTGTCGCCGCTGCCGCAGGTGGACTTTCCCACCATTTCGGTATCGGCCAAGCTGCCCGGCGCCAGCCCTGAGACGATGGCCGCCACCGTGGCCACGCCGTTGGAGCGCTCCCTGGGCCGCATCGCCGGCATCACCGAGATGACGTCCACCAGCTCCTTGGGCTCCAGCAACATCACGCTGCAGTTCGATCTGGACCGCGACATCAACGGCGCGGCGCGCGACGTGCAGGCGGCCATCAACGCCGCCCACTCGCTGCTGCCCAGCGGCATGCCGTCCAACCCCACCTATCGCAAGGTGAACCCGGCCGACGCGCCCATCATGATCATGGCGCTGACTTCGGACAGCCTGACCCGCGGCCAGATGTACGACGCCGCCGACTCCATCCTGGGCCAGAAGTTGTCGCAGGTGGACGGCATCGGCAACGTCATCATCGGCGGCGGCGCCCAGCCGGCGGTGCGGGTGGAAATGAACCCGATGCAGCTGAACCACTACGGCATCGGCATGGAAACGGTGCGCGCCGCCATCACCAGCACCAACGCCAACCGTCCCAAGGGCTTCCTGGAAAACGAGGACAAGCACTGGCAAGTGCAGGCCAATGACCAGGCCGGCAAGGCCAGCGACTATCTGCCCTTGATCGTCAGCTACAAAAACGGCACGGCAGTGCGCATCTCCGATGTGGCGGACGTCAAGGACTCGGTGGTCGACCTGCGCAACGCCGGCATGCTGGGCAATCAGCCGGCGGTGATGTTGATCCTGTTCCGCCAGCCGGGCGCCAACATCATCGAGACGGTGGACCGGGTGAAGGCGCTGCTGCCCACCTTGCAAGCCTCCATCCCCTCCTCGATCAAAATCAACGAGGTGATGGACCGCACCCCCACCATCCGCGCCTCGCTGCGAGAAGTGGAAACCTCGCTGACCATCTCCATCGCGCTGGTGATCCTGGTGGTGTTCCTGTTCCTGCGCAATGGCCGCGCGACGGCCATCCCAGCCATCACCGTGCCGGTGTCGCTGGTGGGCACTTTCGCCGTCATGTATCTGGCCGGCTTCTCGCTGAACAACCTCAGCCTGATGGCGCTGACCATCGCCACCGGCTTTGTGGTGGACGACACCATCGTGGTGCTGGAGAACATCTCGCGCCATATCGAAGACGGCATGAAACCGTTCCAGGCCGCGCTGCAAGGCGCGCGCGAGGTCGGTTTCACCGTGCTGTCGATGAGCATCTCGCTGATCGCGGTGTTCATCCCCATCCTGCTGATGGGCGGCATCATCGGCCGCTTGTTCCGCGAATTCGCCGTCACGCTGTCGGTCGCCATCCTGGTATCCATGGTGGTGTCGCTGACCACTACGCCCATGCTGTGCGCCCGCTGGCTGAAAGCGCACGATCAGGAGCGCAAGCCGGGCAAGCTGTTTCAATGGAGCGAGCGCGTATTCGACGCCATGCTGGAAGGCTATCGCCGCTCTCTGACCTGGGCGCTGCGCCACAGCCGCCTGATGATGCTCATTCTGGGCGCAACCATCGCGCTGAACGTGTTCCTGTACGGCGTCATCGCCAAGGGCTTCTTCCCGCAGCAGGACACCGGCCGCCTCACCGGCATGATCAAGGCCGACCAGAGCATTTCCTTCCAGGCCATGCAGGGCAAGTTGCAGCGCTTCATCAATGTCGTCGGCGCCGACCCGGCGGTGGACAAGGTGGTGGGCTTTACCGGCGGCGGCCAGCGCAATGGCGCGAACATGTTCGTCAGCCTCAAGCCCTTGGGCGAGCGCAAGGAGAGCGCGGACCAGGTAATCGCCAGGCTGCGCGGCAAGCTGGCCAGGGAGCCCGGCGCCCAGCTGTTTCTGCAGTCGGTGCAGGATATCCGCATCGGCGGCCGCTCCAGCAACGCCCAGTATCAATACACGCTGCAAGGCGATGATCTGAACGAGCTGCGCGAATGGACGCCCAAGGTGCAGGCCGCGCTGAACAAGATTCCCATGCTGGCGGATGTGAACAGCGACCAGGAGGTCAAAGGCCTGGAAACCATGCTGAACTTCGACCGCCAGGCGATGGCGCGGCTGGGGCTGACGCAGGCGCAGGTGGATTCGGTGCTGAACGACGCCTTCGGCCAACGCCAGGTTTCCACCATCTACAACGCGCTGAACCAATACCACGTGGTGCTGGAAGTGGCGCCGGAGTTCTGGCAAAGCCCGGAAGGCCTGCGCAATATCTACTTGCAAACGCCGGGCGGCCAACCCACGCCCTTGTCGGCCTTCGCCAGCTGGAAACCCAGCAATACCGCGCTGTCGGTCAACCACCAAAGCCAGTTCGCGGCGACGACGATCTCGTTCAACCTGCCGCCGGGCGTCTCGCTGTCCGACGCCACCCAGGCGATAGACGCGGAATTGGCCAATGTGGGCCTGCCCAGCAGCATTCACCCCAGCTTCCAAGGCACGGCCAAGTCCTTCCAACAGTCTCTGGACAGCCAACCCATGCTGATCCTGGCGGCGCTGGTCGCCGTCTACATTGTGCTGGGCATGCTGTATGAGAGCGTGGTGCATCCGATCACCATTCTGTCCACCCTGCCCTCCGCCGGCGTGGGCGCGTTGCTGGCGCTGATGGCCACCGGCGGCGAGTTCAACATCATCGCGCTGATCGGCGTGTTGTTGCTGATCGGCATCGTCAAGAAGAACGCCATTATGATGATAGATTTCGCGCTGACCGCGGAGCGCGAGCGCAATCTGTCGCCGGACGACGCCATTCTGCAGGCCTGTCTGCTGCGCTTCCGCCCCATCATGATGACCACGATGGCGGCGCTGTTCGGCGCGTTGCCCTTGGCCTTGGGCCACGGCGACGGCGCGGAGATGCGCACGCCGCTGGGCATCTCCATCGTCGGCGGCCTGCTGCTCAGCCAGCTGCTGACGCTGTACACCACGCCCATCGTATATCTGTATCTGGACCGCTTCCGCCTGTGGTGCCTGAAATGGCGCGGCAGCCTCGGCCACGCATTGGCCGGCGGCGACAAGGAATGA
- a CDS encoding efflux transporter outer membrane subunit — translation MRTLPYKKTVCAVLAGLALAGCAAGPDYVKPKLDIPTNFKEDGRWKTAEPQDAMPRGNWWMVFQDPTLNQLMDRLNQQSPTIAQAEAQYREAQAQLRQAESSLFPSLSATASRSHGVSTPGTGAATGYNLGLSASWEIDLWGAVRREVEAGKAKQQASEAQLAAIRLSSQAQLATAYLQWVVADQQLANLKQSEKLLADTLQLTRNQYAAGIVGDDAVASAESQWKTAQAAAVDKQLTRAQLEHAIAAQLGQAPASFALPPSSGKPRLPQIPAGLPSTLLERRPDVAVAERNMAAANAQIGVAKSAFFPALSLGASGGYRGSTFADWVTLPNRIWSVGPSLALTLFDAGLRSAQTDQAIASYDASVASYRQTVLAALQGVEDNLSAQSLLKEESDLQSSALSSAKRAETISLNQYKAGTVSYLNVMSAQNTRIAAENNLWNVVNRQYTASVALIAALGGSWQ, via the coding sequence ATGAGAACGCTACCTTATAAAAAAACCGTGTGCGCCGTCTTGGCCGGTCTGGCCCTGGCCGGCTGCGCCGCCGGCCCCGACTACGTCAAGCCCAAGCTGGATATCCCGACTAACTTCAAGGAAGACGGCCGCTGGAAGACGGCGGAGCCGCAAGACGCCATGCCGCGCGGAAATTGGTGGATGGTATTCCAGGACCCGACGCTGAATCAGTTGATGGACAGGCTGAACCAGCAAAGCCCGACCATCGCCCAGGCCGAAGCCCAATACCGGGAAGCCCAGGCGCAGTTGCGCCAGGCCGAATCCAGCCTGTTCCCGTCCTTGTCAGCCACCGCCTCGCGCAGCCATGGCGTCAGCACGCCCGGGACCGGCGCCGCCACCGGCTACAATCTGGGCCTGTCGGCCAGCTGGGAAATAGACCTGTGGGGCGCGGTGCGCCGCGAGGTGGAAGCCGGCAAAGCCAAGCAACAAGCGTCGGAAGCGCAACTGGCCGCCATCCGGCTCAGCAGCCAGGCGCAGCTGGCCACCGCTTATCTGCAATGGGTGGTGGCGGACCAGCAACTGGCCAATCTCAAGCAAAGCGAAAAGCTGCTGGCCGACACGCTGCAACTGACGCGCAACCAGTACGCCGCCGGCATCGTCGGCGACGACGCGGTGGCCTCGGCGGAAAGCCAATGGAAAACCGCCCAAGCCGCCGCCGTGGACAAACAGCTGACCCGCGCGCAACTGGAGCACGCCATCGCCGCCCAATTGGGACAAGCTCCCGCCAGCTTCGCGCTGCCGCCCTCCAGCGGCAAGCCGCGCCTGCCGCAAATCCCCGCCGGCCTGCCCTCCACGCTATTGGAGCGCCGTCCCGATGTGGCGGTAGCCGAACGCAATATGGCGGCGGCCAATGCCCAGATCGGCGTCGCCAAGTCCGCCTTCTTCCCCGCCCTGAGCCTGGGGGCCAGCGGCGGCTACCGCGGCTCCACCTTCGCCGATTGGGTCACGCTGCCCAACCGCATCTGGTCGGTCGGCCCCTCGCTGGCCTTGACGCTGTTCGATGCCGGCCTGCGCAGCGCGCAAACCGACCAGGCCATCGCCAGCTACGACGCCAGCGTGGCGAGCTATCGGCAGACGGTGCTGGCCGCGCTGCAAGGCGTGGAGGACAATCTGTCGGCGCAAAGCTTGCTGAAGGAAGAGTCCGATCTGCAAAGCTCCGCCCTGTCCTCGGCCAAGCGCGCGGAAACCATTTCGCTCAACCAGTACAAGGCCGGCACCGTGTCTTATCTGAATGTGATGAGCGCGCAAAACACCCGCATCGCCGCGGAAAACAATCTGTGGAATGTGGTGAATCGCCAGTACACGGCCAGCGTGGCCTTGATCGCCGCGCTGGGCGGCAGCTGGCAGTAA
- a CDS encoding BMP family protein: MKMTFAIKTAACAVAATLFAGSALAKDFNVAVVYDQAGKFDKSFNEAAFGGAERFKKEFKINYREGQPTNDAQKEQVLRNMARKGADLVVAVGFAYSQAIETVAKEFPNTKFTLVDSVAKGANVQSVAFKEQEGSFLVGMAAALKSKTGKVGYLGGMDVPLIRAFGCGYAQGARYVNPKAVVLQNMLGTTHTAFNDPSRGNELAKSQFDRGADVIFAAAALSNVGVIQAAKASGKYYIGVDSNQNYMQPGTVLTSMVKRVDNAVYETMRDGLKGTWKPSVKLMGLKENGVDWSLDQYNRSLITPEMEKKIVAARKDIIAGKIKVVDYRASNSCPVN, from the coding sequence ATGAAAATGACGTTTGCGATCAAGACCGCAGCTTGCGCCGTAGCCGCAACCCTGTTCGCCGGCTCCGCGCTGGCCAAGGACTTCAATGTCGCCGTGGTGTACGACCAGGCCGGCAAATTCGACAAGAGCTTCAATGAGGCCGCTTTCGGCGGCGCGGAGCGCTTCAAGAAAGAGTTCAAGATCAATTACCGCGAAGGTCAGCCCACCAACGACGCCCAAAAAGAGCAAGTGCTGCGCAATATGGCGCGCAAGGGCGCTGACCTGGTAGTAGCCGTGGGCTTCGCCTACAGCCAGGCGATCGAGACCGTGGCCAAGGAATTCCCTAACACCAAGTTCACCTTGGTCGACTCCGTCGCCAAGGGCGCCAATGTGCAGAGCGTGGCCTTCAAGGAACAGGAAGGCTCCTTCCTGGTGGGCATGGCCGCCGCGCTGAAGTCCAAGACCGGCAAGGTGGGCTACCTGGGCGGCATGGACGTGCCGCTGATCCGCGCCTTCGGCTGCGGCTACGCGCAAGGCGCCCGCTACGTGAATCCGAAGGCTGTAGTGCTGCAGAACATGCTGGGCACCACCCACACCGCCTTCAACGATCCGTCGCGCGGCAATGAGCTGGCCAAGAGCCAGTTCGACCGCGGCGCCGACGTGATCTTCGCCGCGGCCGCCCTGTCCAATGTGGGCGTGATCCAGGCCGCCAAGGCTTCGGGCAAGTACTACATCGGCGTGGACAGCAACCAGAACTACATGCAGCCGGGCACGGTGCTGACCTCCATGGTCAAGCGCGTGGACAACGCCGTGTACGAAACCATGCGCGATGGCCTGAAAGGCACCTGGAAGCCCAGCGTCAAGCTGATGGGCCTGAAGGAAAACGGCGTGGACTGGTCGCTGGACCAGTACAATCGTTCGCTGATCACGCCTGAAATGGAGAAGAAGATCGTCGCCGCGCGCAAGGACATCATCGCCGGCAAGATCAAGGTGGTGGATTACCGCGCCAGCAACAGCTGCCCGGTGAACTAA
- a CDS encoding YajQ family cyclic di-GMP-binding protein yields MPSFDVVSEVNKVEVRNALDQANKEVSTRYDFKGSDARIEFNDKEVTLYADTEFQLDQVNEIMVGKLSKRSVDVRSMDYGKLEKVSGNKVKKVLKVKEGLDSDLAKKIVKLLKDSKMKVQASIQGEAVRVSGAKRDVLQEAIALLKKDIANDLENGAPLQFNNFRD; encoded by the coding sequence ATGCCGTCTTTTGATGTCGTTTCCGAAGTGAACAAGGTGGAAGTGCGCAACGCGCTGGATCAAGCCAACAAGGAGGTTTCCACCCGTTACGATTTCAAGGGCAGCGACGCCCGCATCGAATTCAACGACAAGGAAGTGACGCTGTACGCCGATACCGAGTTCCAGCTCGACCAGGTCAACGAGATCATGGTGGGCAAACTGTCCAAGCGCAGCGTGGATGTGCGCAGCATGGACTACGGCAAGCTGGAAAAAGTGTCCGGCAACAAGGTGAAGAAAGTGCTGAAGGTCAAGGAAGGCCTGGACAGCGATCTGGCGAAGAAAATCGTCAAACTGCTGAAGGATTCCAAGATGAAGGTGCAGGCCAGCATCCAGGGCGAAGCGGTGCGGGTGTCCGGCGCCAAGCGCGACGTGCTGCAAGAGGCCATCGCCCTGCTGAAGAAGGATATCGCCAACGATCTGGAAAACGGCGCGCCGCTGCAGTTCAATAACTTCCGCGATTAA
- a CDS encoding LysE family translocator → MLVTASQLAAFLAAAALITLSPGPDNLMVLSQGISRGRRQGMAFGLGCALGCLNHTLLAALGISALIAASPLAFTALKIAGGAYLVYLGWGAIRSPGTSFRADGDGSPQGSLLATFRRGLIANAINPKVVLFFLAFLPQFVNPAHGSAGLQTAILGTIFTLQGALIFGSLGYFSGHVGQWLAKSRKASQWLDRAAGTIFIGLGLRLILAR, encoded by the coding sequence ATGCTCGTCACCGCTTCGCAACTGGCCGCCTTTCTGGCGGCCGCCGCCTTGATTACCCTTTCCCCCGGCCCGGACAATCTGATGGTGCTGAGCCAGGGCATTTCGCGCGGCCGCCGCCAGGGCATGGCCTTTGGCCTGGGCTGCGCGCTGGGCTGCCTCAACCACACCCTGCTGGCCGCCCTGGGCATCAGCGCCTTGATCGCCGCCTCGCCGCTGGCCTTCACCGCGCTGAAAATCGCCGGCGGCGCATATCTGGTCTACCTGGGCTGGGGCGCGATCCGCAGCCCGGGGACCAGTTTCCGCGCAGACGGCGACGGCAGCCCGCAAGGCTCCTTGCTGGCCACTTTCCGCCGCGGCCTGATCGCCAACGCCATCAACCCGAAAGTAGTGCTGTTCTTCCTGGCCTTTCTGCCGCAGTTCGTCAACCCCGCCCATGGTTCGGCCGGGCTGCAAACCGCCATTCTGGGCACGATTTTCACGCTGCAAGGCGCGCTGATTTTCGGCTCGCTGGGCTACTTTTCCGGCCATGTAGGCCAATGGCTGGCCAAGAGCCGAAAAGCCAGCCAATGGCTGGACCGCGCCGCCGGCACGATTTTCATCGGCCTGGGTTTGCGCCTGATCCTGGCGCGCTAG
- a CDS encoding DUF1993 family protein translates to MSLAIQQVSLPALRRGLDNLAAILRKAAADAETRKIAPEVFLQARLAPDMFALTRQVQVVCDLAKGCVARLAGAEVPSYADDEQSFDDLQARIAKTLAYIDTIAPSQLEGSESRQVTLKMRGNEVSFGGLDYLNHFVLPNFYFHLTAAYAILRHNGVPLGKMDYLGAPPQ, encoded by the coding sequence ATGAGCTTAGCCATACAGCAAGTCAGCCTGCCCGCGCTGCGGCGCGGCCTGGACAATCTGGCCGCCATTCTGCGCAAGGCCGCCGCTGACGCCGAGACGCGCAAAATCGCGCCGGAAGTGTTTCTACAAGCCAGGCTGGCGCCGGACATGTTTGCGCTGACGCGGCAGGTGCAAGTCGTCTGTGACTTGGCCAAGGGCTGTGTCGCCCGACTGGCGGGCGCTGAGGTGCCGAGCTACGCCGACGATGAGCAGAGCTTTGACGACTTGCAGGCGCGCATCGCCAAAACGCTGGCCTATATCGACACCATCGCGCCCAGCCAGCTGGAAGGCAGCGAAAGCCGGCAAGTCACGCTGAAGATGCGCGGCAATGAGGTCAGTTTCGGCGGTCTGGATTACCTGAACCACTTCGTGCTGCCCAATTTCTACTTCCACCTCACCGCCGCCTACGCCATCCTGCGCCACAACGGCGTGCCGCTGGGCAAGATGGACTACCTGGGCGCGCCGCCGCAATAA
- a CDS encoding DUF2788 domain-containing protein — protein MSEEQFTDISMAVCLTGLILFMGFIIWDLGKKSKAGKLGMFVLFLALGFGVTGFIFKTVLVEFVLKK, from the coding sequence GTGTCCGAAGAACAATTCACCGATATTTCGATGGCGGTATGCCTGACCGGGCTGATCCTGTTCATGGGTTTCATCATCTGGGATTTGGGCAAGAAGTCCAAAGCCGGGAAGCTGGGCATGTTCGTGCTGTTTCTGGCGCTGGGTTTCGGCGTGACCGGCTTCATCTTCAAGACGGTGCTGGTGGAGTTTGTGCTGAAAAAATAG
- a CDS encoding DMT family transporter, giving the protein MRASQWIPWVFVVLWSTGFTGAKLGLPYCGPFTFLAMRMGLTLLCFAGLIAALRPAWPTAAQMRSQWISGGMLHGGYLGCLFAAIKLGVPAGLAALIMGLQPLLTALLSMALGEQRFRPRQWLGMALGLAGASLVIAGSKGVSFGGGAGAAFVIGGLVLITGGTLFQKYRGGGANPIAGAFHQYLSAFAVTGILALLFERGQTVAWSGPFVFALAWSVLMLSVLAILLLMRMLREGDVSQVAAYLYLVPGLTAVQAWLLFDERLSALAMGGIVLAAAGVALVLRGGKPRAAAERIDSIKG; this is encoded by the coding sequence ATGCGCGCGAGTCAGTGGATTCCGTGGGTTTTCGTGGTCTTGTGGAGCACGGGTTTTACCGGCGCGAAGCTGGGTTTGCCGTATTGCGGACCTTTCACCTTCCTGGCCATGCGCATGGGTTTGACGCTGCTGTGCTTTGCCGGCTTGATCGCGGCGCTGCGGCCTGCCTGGCCGACCGCGGCGCAAATGCGCAGCCAGTGGATCAGCGGCGGCATGCTGCATGGCGGCTATCTGGGCTGTCTGTTCGCCGCCATCAAGCTGGGCGTGCCGGCTGGCCTGGCGGCCCTGATCATGGGTTTGCAGCCGCTGCTGACCGCCTTGCTGTCCATGGCGCTGGGCGAGCAGCGCTTTCGCCCCCGGCAGTGGCTGGGCATGGCCTTGGGCCTGGCCGGCGCTTCGCTGGTGATCGCGGGCAGCAAGGGCGTGTCTTTCGGCGGCGGCGCCGGGGCGGCTTTCGTGATCGGCGGCTTGGTGTTGATCACCGGCGGCACCTTGTTCCAGAAATATCGCGGCGGCGGCGCCAATCCCATCGCCGGCGCGTTTCATCAATATCTGTCCGCTTTCGCCGTGACCGGTATATTGGCCTTGCTGTTTGAGCGCGGGCAGACGGTGGCGTGGAGCGGGCCGTTTGTTTTCGCGCTGGCATGGAGCGTGTTGATGTTGTCCGTGCTGGCCATTTTGCTGCTGATGCGGATGTTGCGCGAAGGCGATGTCAGCCAGGTGGCGGCTTATCTTTATCTGGTGCCGGGTTTGACCGCAGTCCAGGCCTGGCTGTTGTTTGACGAGCGCTTGAGCGCGCTGGCGATGGGCGGCATCGTGCTGGCTGCGGCAGGCGTGGCGCTGGTGTTGCGCGGCGGCAAGCCTCGCGCGGCGGCGGAAAGAATCGATTCAATAAAGGGCTGA